In one window of Methanosarcina vacuolata Z-761 DNA:
- a CDS encoding flippase — translation MITKGFEKKMAEYKLFLQRIGLIGITQLLTSFSGVILLPILTKNLPIEEYGIWAQMLVTIGIFPGIVMLGLPYTMVRFLAALNKKEEIQEIFYSIFVLVLLTSGIASLFLYISSGVVAPKLFDDNIRVVKLLSIIVFFECLINLFVSYLRARQQIKKYSFIVFFNAAAQILTVSTLVLLGKGIIGASIGLLITDLLTFVILAFIIILDVGIKIPKFKNIKEYLNFGIPTVLGNFSNWIVNASDRYVIGLLIGTAYVGYYSPGYSLGNLINIFIGPLVFLLPSVLSKYYDENNVYEVQTVLSYSLRYLMAISIPAAFGLSFLSKPILTILSTPEIAAQGYLITPFVALSTLLYGVYVIVAQAIALKKKTVISGRIWVIAATLNLVLNFLIIPYLGIIGAAITTLFAFLVSLGLTIHYSSKFLKFDTNLTFMLKSILASILMSLIIVLYTPESLFEIMLTICVCVPVYFIALFLLKGFGKQEFKLLYDIIKTDT, via the coding sequence TTGATCACAAAAGGATTCGAGAAAAAAATGGCTGAATATAAACTGTTTTTACAGAGAATTGGACTAATAGGTATTACTCAATTGCTAACAAGTTTTAGTGGAGTTATTTTACTTCCAATTCTTACCAAAAATCTCCCTATCGAAGAGTATGGAATCTGGGCACAGATGCTGGTTACGATAGGAATATTCCCCGGAATTGTGATGCTTGGACTGCCTTATACTATGGTTCGATTCTTAGCTGCTTTAAATAAAAAAGAGGAAATCCAGGAAATTTTTTATTCCATATTTGTCCTGGTCTTACTTACAAGTGGAATAGCCTCATTATTTTTGTATATTTCCTCAGGTGTAGTCGCTCCAAAGTTGTTTGATGACAATATAAGAGTGGTTAAATTACTGTCTATAATTGTTTTCTTTGAATGTTTAATTAACCTGTTTGTAAGTTATTTAAGAGCTCGACAGCAGATCAAAAAGTATTCTTTTATTGTATTCTTTAATGCAGCGGCTCAGATTCTTACTGTAAGTACCCTGGTTCTACTTGGAAAAGGAATCATTGGTGCTTCCATTGGCCTATTGATCACGGACCTACTTACATTTGTAATTCTGGCTTTTATCATCATTTTGGATGTGGGAATTAAAATACCTAAGTTTAAGAATATTAAAGAGTACTTAAACTTTGGAATACCAACAGTTCTGGGCAATTTTTCAAACTGGATTGTAAATGCAAGTGACAGATATGTGATTGGACTTCTCATTGGGACTGCATATGTAGGGTACTACTCGCCAGGCTATTCCCTTGGGAATTTAATAAATATATTTATAGGGCCGCTTGTTTTTTTACTTCCTTCTGTTTTATCAAAATATTATGATGAAAATAATGTATACGAAGTACAGACAGTTTTAAGTTACTCACTCAGGTACTTGATGGCTATCTCAATACCTGCAGCTTTTGGGCTTTCTTTTCTTTCAAAACCCATTTTAACGATTTTGTCAACTCCAGAAATCGCAGCTCAAGGATACCTAATAACACCTTTTGTTGCTTTAAGTACCCTATTATATGGAGTCTATGTGATAGTCGCTCAGGCAATAGCCTTAAAAAAGAAAACAGTAATCTCAGGTCGAATATGGGTTATTGCAGCCACGCTAAATCTTGTACTTAATTTTCTCATAATCCCTTATCTAGGAATTATTGGAGCTGCTATAACGACTCTATTTGCATTCCTGGTTAGTCTGGGTTTAACAATCCATTATTCCTCGAAATTCTTGAAGTTTGATACAAATTTAACATTTATGCTAAAAAGTATCCTTGCATCAATTTTAATGTCTCTTATAATTGTCCTATATACACCAGAGAGTCTCTTTGAAATTATGCTCACAATATGTGTATGTGTGCCGGTTTACTTTATTGCTTTATTCCTCTTGAAAGGTTTTGGAAAACAAGAATTTAAACTTTTATATGATATAATAAAAACCGACACCTGA
- a CDS encoding acylneuraminate cytidylyltransferase, with the protein MKKYIALIPARGGSKSIPLKNIKKIAGKPLIYWTIEAAINCSKIEKVYLSTDSEKIIDVARNIKNEKIVIVNRSPETATDTASTESVMLEFANFHDFENIILIQATSPLLTSKDLEEAIMTFENYEADSLLSVVEQKRFIWNKSSDHFVKPLNYDPLNRPRRQDFKGYLVENGAFYITSKKLLQETKCRISGNIAYYKMPEETYYEIDELADWEIIEKLLLSRNKVNKDLKSKLKNVKLFITDVDGVMTDCGMYYSENGDELKKFNTRDGMGIQLLREKGIKTAIVTKEKTKIVEARANKLKVDEVYQGIVDKLSIFEELREKYSLEYSEIVYIGDDINDIPVLEKAGVSFCPNDAVDEVKNVSDYILSRKGGEGVIREVVEILTMNI; encoded by the coding sequence TTGAAAAAGTACATTGCACTAATTCCGGCAAGAGGAGGAAGCAAGAGCATACCTCTAAAAAATATCAAAAAAATTGCCGGTAAACCATTAATTTATTGGACAATCGAAGCTGCAATTAATTGTAGCAAAATTGAAAAAGTATACTTATCCACTGACTCAGAAAAAATAATTGATGTAGCGAGAAATATCAAAAATGAAAAAATAGTAATTGTAAACCGAAGCCCTGAAACTGCTACCGATACAGCAAGTACAGAATCTGTGATGCTAGAATTTGCCAACTTCCATGACTTTGAAAACATAATTTTAATTCAGGCTACGTCACCTCTTTTAACATCAAAAGATTTGGAAGAAGCAATAATGACATTTGAGAACTATGAAGCTGACTCTCTCCTATCAGTAGTTGAGCAGAAGCGCTTTATATGGAATAAATCTTCAGATCATTTTGTAAAACCTTTGAATTATGATCCGCTAAATAGACCCAGAAGGCAGGATTTTAAAGGTTATCTTGTAGAGAACGGTGCATTCTATATTACTTCAAAAAAACTATTGCAAGAAACTAAGTGCAGGATTTCAGGAAATATAGCCTATTACAAAATGCCAGAAGAGACCTATTATGAGATAGACGAACTTGCGGATTGGGAGATAATAGAAAAATTACTTTTGTCCAGAAATAAGGTAAATAAAGATCTTAAATCAAAATTAAAAAATGTAAAATTGTTCATTACTGACGTTGATGGTGTAATGACCGATTGTGGAATGTACTACTCCGAAAACGGTGATGAGTTGAAGAAATTCAATACGAGAGACGGAATGGGCATCCAATTATTAAGAGAAAAAGGTATTAAAACTGCAATAGTTACGAAAGAAAAAACAAAGATTGTAGAAGCCAGAGCGAATAAATTAAAGGTAGATGAAGTTTATCAAGGAATAGTAGATAAACTAAGTATTTTTGAAGAGCTCAGAGAAAAATACAGTCTTGAATATTCAGAAATAGTTTACATCGGCGACGATATAAACGATATTCCCGTATTGGAAAAGGCTGGAGTTTCATTTTGTCCGAATGACGCCGTAGATGAGGTAAAAAATGTATCTGATTATATTTTGTCCAGGAAAGGCGGAGAAGGAGTCATTCGTGAAGTTGTCGAAATATTAACAATGAATATTTAA
- a CDS encoding N-acetylneuraminate synthase family protein gives MKVLADGSIFMLILTLKQEIKGREKMKDIKVIAEVGCNHKGEMEVAHEMIKVAAEFCKVDIVKFQKRTPKELLTIEEYNAPHPVPHNSYGKTYGEHREFLEFDLDQHKQLKKWCEDWGVVYSTSVWDMTSAKEITSINPELIKIPSACNLKFNMLDYLCKEYDGEIHLSFGMTTHEEEEKVVKFFEDRGRAKDLVIYSCTSGYPVPFEDICLNEILRIRKTFENRVKSIGFSGHHLGIAADIAALAYGAKYFERHFTLDRTWKGTDHAASLEPDGMRRLTRDLKNVSKALTYKQKEILDIEDTQRQKLKRF, from the coding sequence ATGAAAGTGCTTGCAGATGGCAGCATTTTCATGCTAATTCTGACTCTCAAACAAGAGATAAAAGGCAGGGAGAAAATGAAGGACATAAAAGTAATTGCTGAAGTTGGTTGTAATCATAAAGGTGAGATGGAAGTTGCCCATGAAATGATAAAAGTTGCAGCTGAATTCTGTAAAGTAGACATTGTTAAATTCCAGAAAAGAACCCCTAAAGAGCTGTTAACTATCGAAGAATATAATGCACCTCACCCAGTACCTCATAATTCCTACGGAAAAACTTATGGTGAACATAGAGAATTTCTAGAATTTGACCTGGACCAACATAAGCAACTAAAAAAATGGTGTGAAGATTGGGGTGTAGTTTATTCCACATCTGTCTGGGATATGACGTCTGCGAAGGAAATTACATCTATTAATCCTGAATTGATCAAAATCCCTTCAGCATGTAATCTTAAATTTAATATGCTTGATTACCTTTGCAAAGAATACGATGGAGAAATCCATTTATCTTTTGGAATGACTACACACGAAGAAGAAGAAAAAGTTGTAAAATTTTTTGAAGATAGAGGTCGTGCAAAAGATCTTGTAATATACAGTTGCACTTCCGGTTATCCTGTTCCTTTTGAGGATATTTGTCTCAATGAGATATTAAGAATAAGGAAAACATTTGAGAATAGAGTAAAAAGCATTGGTTTTTCAGGCCATCACCTTGGAATTGCTGCAGACATAGCTGCTCTTGCTTATGGTGCGAAGTATTTCGAAAGGCATTTTACACTTGATAGGACGTGGAAAGGAACGGATCATGCTGCAAGCCTGGAACCTGATGGAATGAGAAGACTAACAAGAGATTTAAAGAATGTATCGAAAGCCTTAACATACAAACAAAAAGAAATTCTGGATATTGAAGATACTCAGAGACAGAAATTAAAGAGGTTCTGA
- the fcl gene encoding GDP-L-fucose synthase — protein sequence MDKNSKIYVAGHRGLVGSALKRRLESKGYSNLILRTHKELDLANQQEVNEFFEREKPEYVFLAAAKVGGILANNTYPAEFIYENLMIEANIIHASYRYGVKKLLFLGSSCIYPKLAPQPLKEEYLLTGPLEETNEAYAIAKIAGIRLCKHYNQQYGTNFISVMPTNLYGPNDNFDLETSHVMPALIRKFYEAKINNEPEVIVWGTGKPLREFMHVNDMADACVYLMENYDYSEIGEFVNIGVGEDVTISELVELIREIVGFEGKIKYDTSKPDGTPRKLMDVSRLNKLGWKAKISLKEGIRETYEWYILLRSQPK from the coding sequence ATGGATAAAAACTCAAAAATTTACGTAGCTGGTCACAGGGGTCTTGTAGGTTCAGCTCTGAAAAGAAGACTTGAATCTAAAGGTTATTCCAATCTTATCCTCCGCACCCATAAAGAGCTTGACCTGGCAAACCAGCAGGAAGTCAATGAATTTTTTGAACGGGAAAAACCGGAATATGTTTTTCTAGCCGCTGCAAAAGTGGGTGGGATTCTTGCTAATAACACCTATCCTGCCGAATTTATTTATGAAAATCTTATGATTGAAGCAAATATTATTCATGCTTCGTATAGATATGGCGTAAAAAAATTACTTTTCCTGGGCTCTTCCTGTATCTACCCTAAATTAGCTCCGCAGCCCTTAAAAGAAGAATATCTATTAACCGGACCTCTTGAAGAAACGAACGAAGCCTATGCAATTGCAAAGATCGCAGGGATCAGGCTTTGCAAGCATTATAATCAGCAATATGGGACTAACTTCATCTCGGTAATGCCGACCAATCTTTACGGGCCGAATGATAATTTTGACCTTGAAACTTCACATGTAATGCCTGCATTGATCAGGAAGTTCTATGAGGCTAAGATAAATAATGAGCCTGAGGTTATTGTATGGGGTACAGGAAAGCCTCTCAGGGAATTTATGCATGTAAACGATATGGCGGACGCATGTGTTTATTTAATGGAGAATTATGACTATTCTGAGATAGGGGAATTTGTGAATATTGGAGTTGGAGAAGATGTTACTATAAGTGAACTTGTTGAATTGATAAGAGAAATTGTGGGATTTGAAGGGAAAATTAAGTATGATACTTCAAAGCCTGATGGGACTCCGAGGAAGTTGATGGATGTTTCAAGGCTGAATAAGTTGGGATGGAAAGCTAAGATCTCATTGAAGGAAGGGATTCGGGAAACTTATGAGTGGTATATTTTGTTGAGATCACAACCTAAATGA
- the gmd gene encoding GDP-mannose 4,6-dehydratase: MDKVALITGITGQDGAYLAEFLLNKGYTVHGIKRRSSSFNTGRVDHLYRDPHERNVNFFMHYGDLTDSTNLIRIIQETQPDEIYNLAAQSHVQVSFETPEYTANSDGLGTLRLLEAIRILGLEKKTKFYQASTSELYGKVQEIPQKETTPFYPRSPYAAAKLYAYWITVNYREAYEIFACNGILFNHESPIRGETFVTRKITMAATKIKHGLQEKLYLGNLDAKRDWGFAKDYVEAMWLILQQEKPDDYVIATGETHSVREFTELAFKEVGIEILWKGKGSEEVGIDSRTGKIIVEIDPRYYRPTEVDILIGDPSKAKEKLGWEPKVKLEELVKIMIKADEKAAKENHSFE, translated from the coding sequence ATGGATAAAGTTGCACTAATTACTGGAATTACAGGTCAGGATGGGGCTTACTTAGCTGAATTTCTTCTTAATAAAGGATATACTGTGCATGGTATAAAGCGGAGATCTTCTTCATTTAATACCGGAAGGGTCGATCATCTTTACAGAGATCCCCATGAAAGAAACGTAAATTTTTTCATGCATTATGGTGACCTTACGGATTCTACCAACCTTATCCGTATAATACAGGAAACTCAACCGGATGAAATTTACAACCTGGCTGCTCAAAGCCATGTACAGGTATCCTTCGAAACTCCAGAATATACGGCAAATTCCGATGGGTTGGGAACTCTGCGCCTTCTGGAGGCAATTAGAATTCTGGGTCTTGAGAAAAAAACAAAATTCTACCAGGCTTCAACCAGTGAGCTTTACGGGAAGGTACAGGAAATTCCCCAGAAAGAAACAACTCCTTTTTATCCAAGAAGCCCGTACGCAGCGGCTAAACTGTATGCGTACTGGATTACGGTCAACTATCGGGAAGCGTACGAGATTTTTGCATGTAATGGTATCTTATTCAACCACGAATCCCCAATTCGAGGAGAGACGTTTGTTACTAGAAAAATAACGATGGCAGCCACAAAAATAAAACATGGACTGCAGGAAAAACTTTACCTTGGAAACCTTGATGCAAAAAGAGATTGGGGATTTGCAAAAGATTACGTGGAAGCAATGTGGCTGATCCTCCAGCAGGAAAAACCAGATGATTATGTAATTGCTACAGGAGAGACTCATTCGGTACGGGAGTTTACAGAGCTGGCATTTAAGGAAGTCGGCATTGAGATTTTGTGGAAAGGTAAAGGTAGTGAAGAAGTTGGAATTGACTCCCGTACAGGTAAAATTATAGTAGAAATAGATCCCAGATATTACCGACCTACCGAAGTAGACATATTGATTGGAGATCCCTCAAAAGCAAAGGAAAAGCTTGGCTGGGAGCCTAAAGTAAAATTGGAAGAGCTGGTAAAGATTATGATAAAAGCCGACGAAAAGGCTGCAAAGGAAAATCACTCTTTTGAATAA
- a CDS encoding mannose-1-phosphate guanylyltransferase/mannose-6-phosphate isomerase, which yields MTGIKSIILAGGSGTRLWPLSREMYPKQFLKFGNNSLFQETILRCLEISEISEIFVVTNEDQKFFVIGQIEEIGYSIPPENVLIEPEGKNTLPAIFFGMKEIEKKYGRSVVGIFSSDHVLDRVAMQTIASAEELASDYLVTFGVVPDFPHTGYGYIKPSEACGPGYRVSEFREKPDLRTAEKYIQEGCLWNSGMFLFDTELFFDEVKKYAPSVFACFENGKDINEIYTCVDKISVDYGIMEKSDRVAVVKLEQKWSDLGNFAAIYDEFEKDPVGNVVHECDPLMLNSNGNLVYSSCGKLVSLIDIKDMVIVDTSDALLVCPKSSSQKVKNIVSALKDRNDERAYIGQTVYRPWGSYTLLETSPEHKIKNITVLPDHKLSLQLHYHRSEHWVVVKGMACVEVGGQQFFLRPGESTFISAGEKHRLSNPGKIPLEIIEVQLGELVDEADIVRFDDVYGRK from the coding sequence ATGACAGGTATAAAATCAATAATTCTTGCAGGCGGTTCAGGAACACGGCTCTGGCCCCTCAGCCGGGAAATGTATCCCAAGCAGTTTTTAAAGTTTGGAAATAATTCTCTTTTTCAGGAAACCATCCTCAGGTGCCTTGAAATTTCTGAAATTTCTGAAATTTTCGTTGTAACGAACGAAGATCAAAAATTTTTCGTAATCGGGCAGATTGAGGAAATAGGGTACTCAATCCCTCCAGAGAATGTATTAATCGAGCCTGAAGGCAAGAATACTCTCCCTGCAATTTTCTTCGGAATGAAAGAAATTGAAAAAAAATATGGGCGCTCTGTAGTAGGGATTTTTTCATCAGATCATGTCCTTGATAGAGTTGCAATGCAGACAATTGCTTCAGCTGAAGAGCTTGCTTCGGATTATCTGGTTACTTTCGGGGTTGTTCCTGATTTTCCTCACACGGGATATGGCTATATTAAACCCTCAGAAGCCTGTGGGCCAGGTTACAGGGTTTCGGAATTCAGAGAAAAACCGGACCTGAGAACTGCAGAGAAGTATATTCAGGAAGGCTGCCTCTGGAACAGTGGGATGTTCCTGTTCGATACAGAGCTTTTCTTTGACGAAGTTAAAAAATATGCACCTTCTGTTTTCGCCTGTTTTGAAAACGGAAAGGATATTAATGAGATTTATACATGCGTGGACAAGATTTCCGTTGACTATGGAATAATGGAAAAATCCGATAGGGTTGCAGTTGTAAAACTTGAGCAGAAATGGAGCGATCTGGGAAATTTTGCAGCAATTTATGACGAGTTTGAAAAGGACCCTGTAGGAAATGTTGTCCATGAATGTGACCCTCTAATGCTGAACTCCAATGGAAATCTCGTATATTCAAGTTGCGGTAAGCTTGTTTCGCTCATTGATATTAAAGACATGGTTATTGTTGATACCAGTGATGCTCTGTTAGTTTGCCCTAAATCCAGCAGCCAGAAGGTGAAGAATATTGTCTCAGCCCTTAAAGACAGAAATGATGAAAGGGCATACATCGGACAAACTGTTTACAGGCCCTGGGGCTCGTATACCTTACTTGAAACATCTCCGGAGCACAAGATTAAGAATATAACAGTACTTCCTGACCATAAGTTAAGCCTCCAGCTGCATTACCATCGCAGCGAGCACTGGGTGGTTGTTAAAGGTATGGCCTGTGTGGAAGTAGGCGGACAGCAGTTTTTCCTGAGACCTGGAGAAAGCACTTTTATCAGCGCAGGAGAGAAACACAGACTGTCAAATCCGGGAAAAATTCCGCTTGAAATTATTGAAGTGCAGCTGGGGGAGCTTGTAGACGAAGCGGACATTGTCAGGTTTGACGATGTTTATGGGAGGAAATAA